From a single Ignavibacteria bacterium genomic region:
- a CDS encoding tetratricopeptide repeat protein — MKKKIYTGSKKIAGLLAVMVIVFISSEANAQSLRGVVNSGVDLYRQKKYADSEANFKKGTEKAPDNFNSYFNLGDAQYKQERYDEAVKSYQQALKKTQDKLQQAGIYHNIGNSLIKSQKIEESIGAYKKALKLNPKDAQTKYNLSYALNLLKQNQNNQNKNNKDNKQNKDNKQNQNKDQNKQDQNKDQKDKNKQDQNKSDQNKQDQNKNNQNNNDQNKQDQNKQNKNQGNQQQQDKNKMSKDEADRILNALKNNELDLQKKLRKHEGRPVKTDKDW, encoded by the coding sequence ATGAAAAAGAAAATATATACGGGATCAAAAAAAATTGCAGGCCTTTTGGCCGTTATGGTTATTGTCTTTATTTCTTCGGAAGCTAATGCGCAAAGCCTCCGCGGTGTTGTAAATAGCGGGGTGGACCTCTACAGGCAGAAGAAGTATGCCGACTCCGAGGCAAACTTTAAGAAGGGAACGGAAAAGGCTCCCGATAATTTCAACAGTTACTTTAACCTCGGGGATGCGCAGTATAAGCAGGAGCGGTATGATGAGGCGGTTAAGTCTTATCAGCAGGCACTTAAAAAAACACAGGATAAGCTTCAGCAGGCGGGCATTTATCACAATATCGGAAATTCACTCATTAAGTCGCAGAAAATAGAGGAAAGCATAGGCGCCTACAAGAAGGCTCTGAAGCTGAATCCTAAAGATGCACAGACAAAGTATAATCTTTCTTATGCCCTTAACCTCCTTAAGCAGAATCAGAATAATCAGAACAAGAACAATAAAGACAATAAGCAGAATAAGGACAACAAACAGAACCAGAATAAAGATCAGAATAAACAGGACCAGAACAAGGATCAGAAGGATAAGAATAAACAGGATCAGAATAAAAGCGATCAGAACAAGCAGGATCAGAATAAAAACAACCAGAACAACAACGACCAGAATAAACAGGACCAGAACAAGCAGAATAAAAACCAGGGCAATCAGCAGCAGCAGGATAAAAATAAAATGTCGAAGGATGAGGCTGATAGAATATTGAACGCCTTAAAGAATAACGAACTGGACCTGCAGAAGAAACTTCGCAAACACGAAGGGCGCCCGGTTAAAACCGATAAGGATTGGTAA
- a CDS encoding VWA domain-containing protein, with protein sequence MFRFAHTEYLYVLYIVPFIALFFYLVFKNQKRLLQKFSDAKLLKVLVPERSVLKYFLKSGMIVLVLILLILALANPQVGTRYEDVKQTGIDVFILLDVSLSMKAEDIKPNRLEMAKHSIASLIDRLRGDRIGLVVFSGDAYIQFPLTTDYAAAKLLLSAVSTSTVPQPGTAIGSAITLASKSFKGDARTQKAMVVITDGEDHEGDVMDAVKDAEDKNIQIYTIGLGSPSGVPIPQYNAQGVQSGYKLDRDGNIVVTKLDEPILQQIAREGKGRYYRGSSGGNELDMIYGDLSKLEKTEFGTTRVTDYEDRYYYLLAAAVVLLIAEFFVSEKKNVLLSKLNRKLGIE encoded by the coding sequence ATGTTTCGTTTTGCACATACAGAATATTTATATGTACTTTACATCGTACCCTTTATAGCTCTGTTCTTCTATCTGGTTTTCAAAAACCAGAAGAGACTACTCCAGAAGTTTTCAGATGCAAAGCTCCTTAAGGTGCTTGTTCCTGAAAGGAGTGTGCTGAAATACTTTTTAAAAAGCGGGATGATTGTACTGGTACTTATTTTACTAATACTTGCTCTGGCAAATCCTCAGGTGGGAACGCGGTATGAAGACGTAAAGCAGACAGGAATAGACGTCTTTATCCTGCTTGACGTTTCCCTCAGCATGAAAGCCGAGGACATAAAGCCCAACCGCCTTGAGATGGCTAAGCATTCAATTGCATCTTTAATTGACAGGCTGAGGGGAGACAGGATAGGACTTGTGGTGTTCTCCGGAGATGCATACATACAGTTTCCGCTTACCACAGATTACGCGGCGGCTAAGCTGCTCCTGAGTGCCGTAAGTACAAGCACTGTGCCTCAGCCCGGTACTGCAATAGGCTCAGCCATAACGCTGGCTTCGAAGTCATTTAAGGGTGACGCCAGAACGCAGAAGGCAATGGTTGTCATTACTGACGGCGAGGACCATGAAGGCGACGTTATGGATGCCGTAAAGGATGCTGAAGACAAGAATATTCAAATCTATACAATTGGACTCGGCTCTCCTTCCGGTGTGCCGATTCCGCAGTACAATGCCCAGGGCGTTCAGTCAGGCTACAAGCTCGACCGCGATGGCAACATTGTTGTCACAAAGCTCGATGAACCTATACTTCAGCAGATTGCCCGGGAAGGCAAGGGCCGCTACTACCGCGGAAGTTCCGGCGGAAATGAGCTGGATATGATCTACGGGGACCTTTCAAAGCTGGAGAAAACAGAATTCGGAACCACGAGAGTTACAGATTATGAGGACCGCTACTACTATCTTTTGGCCGCAGCTGTAGTGCTCCTGATAGCAGAATTCTTTGTTTCGGAAAAGAAAAATGTTCTTTTGTCGAAACTGAACAGAAAACTAGGAATAGAATAG